From the Halalkalicoccus sp. CGA53 genome, one window contains:
- a CDS encoding helix-turn-helix transcriptional regulator produces the protein MRNDLRERRSRTGESQADLAAAVGVTRQTINSIERERYDPSLGLAFKLARHYDCAVEELFDPDLDG, from the coding sequence ATGAGAAACGACCTTCGAGAACGGCGAAGCCGAACCGGGGAGAGTCAGGCGGACCTGGCCGCCGCCGTCGGCGTCACACGCCAGACCATCAACTCGATCGAGCGCGAGCGCTACGACCCGTCGCTAGGGCTCGCGTTCAAGCTCGCCCGCCACTACGACTGCGCCGTCGAGGAGCTGTTCGATCCCGATCTCGACGGGTGA
- a CDS encoding DUF2178 domain-containing protein — MTDHAAPTTEPLARRRRHRRLIYGSLAVGILGLLVGIRLEQFLAGVLVYWAGFAGMLGVWWFSPVRLYDERETAIERRASDYTLGVFAFALVIGAPGGLVLEDGGVLTLPPSFHGSVWALVAVYTVFGVIYTVLRRRA; from the coding sequence ATGACCGACCACGCAGCACCGACGACGGAACCGCTCGCCCGACGGCGGCGACACAGACGACTGATCTACGGCTCGCTCGCGGTCGGCATCCTCGGCCTGCTCGTGGGGATCCGCCTCGAGCAGTTCCTCGCCGGGGTGCTGGTCTACTGGGCCGGCTTCGCCGGCATGCTCGGCGTCTGGTGGTTCAGCCCGGTGAGACTGTACGACGAGCGCGAGACAGCCATCGAACGGCGGGCGAGCGACTACACCCTCGGCGTCTTCGCGTTCGCGCTCGTCATCGGCGCGCCCGGCGGCCTCGTGCTCGAAGACGGCGGCGTCCTCACGCTCCCACCGTCGTTCCACGGGTCGGTGTGGGCGCTCGTCGCGGTCTACACCGTCTTCGGCGTGATCTACACGGTGCTCCGGCGACGTGCATGA
- a CDS encoding alpha/beta fold hydrolase: MDRETVAGHPTITVGDGSRTLVVLPGLGDALGPTETPLVVRLVLRRYYRPFTDRYTVHVVSRPRGLGGKTTTREMATGYAKVLAEVGPADVLGVSMGGLIAQHLGAEHSGCVDRLVIAVAAHRLGEEGRRIVERWRELGRGNHWKELYRDTIRVTYEDPRRRAVYGALGRLPPVVPRPEEPEDFLVSVTACLDHDAGDVLSEIDVPTLVIGGDEDPLFPADLIAESAHVIPDATLKLLPGTGHGAFEERKRGFDASVRRFLAE, translated from the coding sequence ATGGACCGAGAGACGGTTGCCGGTCACCCGACGATCACCGTCGGTGACGGCTCCCGAACGCTGGTCGTACTGCCCGGGCTGGGTGACGCGCTGGGGCCTACGGAGACGCCCCTGGTCGTTCGACTCGTCCTCCGGCGGTACTACCGGCCGTTCACCGACAGGTACACCGTCCACGTGGTGAGTCGACCGAGGGGACTCGGTGGTAAAACGACGACGCGGGAGATGGCGACGGGCTACGCGAAGGTACTGGCGGAGGTCGGCCCCGCGGACGTCCTCGGCGTCTCGATGGGTGGGCTGATCGCCCAACACCTCGGCGCTGAGCACTCGGGGTGCGTCGACCGACTGGTGATCGCCGTCGCCGCACATCGCCTGGGCGAGGAGGGGAGACGGATCGTCGAACGCTGGCGAGAGTTGGGACGTGGGAACCACTGGAAGGAGCTGTATCGAGATACGATCAGGGTGACGTACGAGGACCCGCGCCGCCGGGCGGTCTACGGCGCGCTCGGACGGCTCCCGCCGGTCGTCCCGCGACCCGAGGAGCCGGAGGACTTCCTCGTCTCCGTGACCGCCTGCCTCGATCACGACGCGGGGGACGTTCTCAGCGAGATCGACGTGCCGACGCTCGTGATCGGCGGCGACGAGGACCCGCTCTTTCCCGCCGACCTGATCGCGGAGTCCGCCCACGTGATACCGGACGCGACGCTCAAGCTGCTTCCCGGCACCGGCCACGGTGCGTTCGAGGAGCGGAAACGGGGCTTCGACGCGAGCGTCCGGCGCTTTCTGGCCGAATGA
- a CDS encoding phosphoadenosine phosphosulfate reductase family protein — MSQSFPGYVEVDYDDGRDEGPEDYPAMEEKLGKAVEVTRLALEQYENPAVMWTGGKDSTLVLYVLLEVCAEFDHELPPVVFIDHYEHFPETLAFADQWAERLDLDLRYARNEDFERLGVDPGDEVPVADLNERNRRELREKLEYDEKVLKFTADSYEGNHLLKTVALNEIVEREGFDGIFSGVRWDEQDARANETFFSPRHDSEKYPPHDRIHPILQFDERAVWDAFWRFVVPDLVEGFPVGYVPESSEDLPNDLVPEDLPVSPKYFEGFRSLGTQGGSGKSADHPAWLQDLEGTTEREGRAQDKEGVMARLRDLGYM; from the coding sequence ATGAGCCAGAGCTTTCCCGGGTACGTCGAGGTCGATTACGACGACGGCAGGGACGAAGGCCCGGAGGACTACCCCGCGATGGAGGAGAAACTGGGAAAGGCGGTCGAGGTGACGCGTCTCGCCCTCGAACAGTACGAGAACCCGGCGGTGATGTGGACCGGCGGGAAGGACTCGACGCTCGTGCTCTACGTGCTCCTCGAGGTCTGTGCCGAGTTCGACCACGAACTCCCTCCGGTCGTTTTCATCGACCACTATGAACACTTCCCCGAGACGCTCGCGTTCGCCGATCAGTGGGCCGAGCGCCTTGACCTCGACCTGCGCTACGCCCGAAACGAGGACTTCGAACGCCTCGGCGTCGATCCCGGCGACGAGGTTCCCGTAGCCGACCTGAACGAGCGGAACCGGCGCGAACTTCGGGAGAAGTTGGAGTACGACGAGAAGGTGCTGAAATTCACCGCCGACAGCTACGAGGGCAACCACCTGCTGAAGACCGTCGCGCTCAACGAGATCGTAGAGCGAGAGGGCTTCGACGGGATCTTCTCGGGCGTTCGCTGGGACGAACAGGACGCAAGGGCGAATGAAACGTTCTTCAGCCCGCGTCACGACTCCGAGAAGTACCCGCCGCACGACCGGATCCATCCGATCCTGCAGTTCGACGAACGGGCGGTCTGGGACGCCTTCTGGCGCTTCGTCGTCCCCGACCTGGTCGAGGGCTTTCCCGTGGGATACGTCCCCGAGAGCTCCGAAGACCTGCCGAACGACCTGGTACCGGAGGACCTCCCGGTCTCGCCGAAGTACTTCGAGGGCTTTCGCTCGCTCGGCACGCAGGGAGGGTCGGGAAAGAGCGCCGACCACCCCGCGTGGCTCCAGGACCTGGAGGGAACGACCGAGCGCGAGGGCCGCGCCCAGGACAAGGAGGGCGTGATGGCGCGGCTTCGCGATCTGGGCTACATGTGA
- a CDS encoding phosphoadenosine phosphosulfate reductase family protein, whose product MSANFPEYLDVEYTDGESESPEDYPTIEAKIEKAIEVTREGLEQYEKPAVMWTGGKDSTLTLYFIKEVAERFDLEVPPAVFIDHYQHFDEIHEFVARWAEEWDLDVIYARNEDVGAYVEGHGLQPGDDIEIDELNEQNQHHVRNLLEYEEETFPFLLDTYVGNHLLKTVALNNALEEHEIDGVISGVRWDEQDARADETFFSPRHDPEIYPPHDRIQPILHFDERAVWDAFWYFVVPDTVENFPEDGYVPQSYDDFPEGVKQEDIPVSPKYFEGFRSLGSEVSTQKSTDDPAWLQDVENTVEREGRAQDKEDLMERLRDLGYM is encoded by the coding sequence ATGTCAGCGAACTTCCCGGAGTACCTCGACGTGGAGTACACCGACGGCGAGAGCGAGTCGCCGGAGGACTACCCGACGATCGAGGCGAAGATCGAGAAGGCGATCGAGGTGACCCGAGAGGGCCTGGAGCAGTACGAAAAGCCCGCCGTGATGTGGACCGGGGGGAAGGACTCGACGCTCACGCTCTACTTCATCAAGGAGGTCGCAGAGCGCTTCGACCTCGAGGTGCCCCCGGCGGTGTTCATCGACCACTACCAGCACTTCGACGAGATCCACGAGTTCGTCGCCCGCTGGGCCGAGGAGTGGGACCTCGACGTGATCTACGCGCGCAACGAGGACGTCGGCGCGTACGTCGAGGGACACGGCCTCCAGCCCGGTGACGACATCGAGATCGACGAACTGAACGAGCAGAACCAACATCACGTGCGCAACCTGCTCGAGTACGAGGAGGAGACGTTCCCGTTCCTGCTCGACACCTACGTCGGTAACCACCTGCTGAAGACGGTCGCGCTCAACAACGCCTTAGAGGAGCACGAGATCGACGGCGTGATCTCCGGCGTACGCTGGGACGAACAGGACGCTCGCGCCGACGAGACCTTCTTCAGCCCGCGTCACGACCCCGAGATCTACCCGCCCCACGACCGCATCCAGCCCATCCTCCACTTCGACGAACGTGCCGTGTGGGACGCCTTCTGGTACTTCGTCGTTCCCGATACGGTGGAGAACTTCCCCGAGGACGGCTACGTCCCGCAGTCTTACGACGACTTCCCGGAGGGCGTGAAACAGGAGGACATCCCCGTCTCGCCGAAGTACTTCGAGGGCTTCCGGTCGCTCGGCAGCGAGGTCAGCACGCAGAAGTCCACGGACGACCCCGCCTGGCTCCAGGACGTCGAGAACACCGTCGAGCGCGAGGGCCGCGCCCAGGACAAAGAGGACCTGATGGAGCGGCTTCGCGATCTCGGCTACATGTGA
- a CDS encoding DUF7110 family protein has product MSGRVYHLHSTLELPLEEVFEYFEDDPRLPGEIEDIDITRRNNTLIVRAVATEGTVSKYTPTAQLKASVTEVRVYEEEPQRAGGPPAWGEEEEEIPSELVEFAAFKGDKETVLQNTALQYQMYEVLCDIARLAEKGTLTAITEYDGELEATKIVDGEERPASVEVVEGPNAAQNDQPGVNWRDNKFISG; this is encoded by the coding sequence ATGTCAGGCCGCGTATACCACCTTCACTCGACGCTGGAACTGCCCCTCGAAGAGGTCTTCGAGTACTTCGAAGACGATCCGCGACTCCCGGGTGAGATCGAGGACATCGACATCACCCGCCGGAACAACACCCTGATCGTCAGGGCGGTCGCGACCGAAGGAACCGTAAGCAAGTACACCCCCACAGCGCAGCTCAAAGCGAGCGTGACCGAGGTGCGCGTCTACGAGGAAGAGCCCCAGCGAGCCGGCGGCCCGCCGGCCTGGGGCGAAGAGGAAGAGGAGATCCCCTCCGAACTCGTCGAGTTCGCCGCGTTCAAAGGCGACAAGGAGACCGTCCTTCAGAACACGGCGCTGCAGTACCAGATGTACGAGGTGCTCTGTGACATCGCCCGCCTCGCGGAGAAGGGCACGCTCACCGCGATCACCGAGTACGACGGCGAACTCGAGGCGACGAAGATCGTCGACGGCGAGGAACGGCCCGCGAGCGTCGAGGTCGTCGAGGGGCCGAACGCCGCACAGAACGACCAGCCCGGCGTCAACTGGCGCGACAACAAGTTCATCAGCGGCTGA
- a CDS encoding glutaredoxin family protein produces the protein MPFNPNQSLPQEEVTERVDTAIAENEVVLFMKGNELMPQCGYSDRALRLIKQHREDVECVDTLESLEEFRVALKEHSGWETTPQTFVDGEFVGGSDVLAELHERGELAATLDAE, from the coding sequence ATGCCGTTCAACCCGAACCAGAGTCTCCCGCAGGAGGAGGTCACCGAGCGCGTCGACACCGCCATCGCCGAGAACGAGGTCGTCCTCTTCATGAAGGGCAACGAGCTGATGCCCCAGTGTGGCTACTCCGACCGCGCGCTGCGGCTGATCAAACAGCACCGAGAGGACGTCGAGTGCGTCGACACGCTCGAGTCGCTGGAGGAGTTCCGCGTCGCGCTCAAGGAACACAGCGGCTGGGAGACGACCCCCCAGACGTTCGTCGACGGCGAGTTCGTCGGCGGCAGCGACGTGCTCGCCGAACTCCACGAGCGTGGCGAGCTCGCGGCGACGCTCGACGCCGAGTGA
- the gfcR gene encoding transcriptional regulator GfcR, which translates to MKNVDDLIESAADLAARGLSKGEIADELNVSRETASWLVERGGGDEPVERPDPGSPADIHVDWSAIGRDSARLRHVSRALADLLTKHGDEIDLTVGIEKAGAPIATMVGAELETDLCTYAPRKHQWEDGDIEDLGGSFSRNFADIRNRDCYVVDDTITSGTTMTETVEAIRERGGEPVACAVMVDKQGVEDVSGVPVYSLVQVIPVGSDGG; encoded by the coding sequence ATGAAGAACGTCGACGACCTGATCGAGAGCGCCGCGGACCTCGCCGCCCGCGGGCTCTCGAAGGGCGAGATCGCGGACGAACTCAACGTCTCGCGGGAGACGGCGAGCTGGTTGGTCGAACGCGGGGGCGGCGACGAACCGGTCGAACGGCCCGACCCGGGCAGCCCGGCGGACATCCACGTCGACTGGAGTGCGATCGGCCGCGACAGCGCCCGGCTGCGACACGTCTCGCGGGCGCTCGCGGACCTGCTGACGAAACACGGCGACGAGATCGACCTCACCGTGGGGATCGAGAAGGCCGGCGCGCCGATCGCGACGATGGTCGGCGCGGAGCTCGAGACCGACCTCTGTACCTACGCCCCCCGGAAACACCAGTGGGAGGACGGCGACATCGAGGACCTGGGCGGGAGCTTCTCGCGGAACTTCGCCGACATCAGGAACAGGGACTGTTACGTCGTCGACGACACGATCACGAGCGGGACGACGATGACCGAGACCGTCGAGGCGATTAGGGAGCGCGGCGGAGAGCCGGTCGCGTGTGCGGTGATGGTCGACAAACAGGGCGTCGAGGACGTGAGCGGCGTCCCCGTCTACTCGCTCGTGCAGGTGATCCCCGTCGGCAGCGACGGCGGGTAG
- a CDS encoding glucose 1-dehydrogenase has translation MRAVVVREGETEPTVIEKPRPDPAEGEALVRVLRVGIDGTDREVIAGGHGGPPEGEDHLVLGHEAVGVVEDPNGTGFEEGDVVVPTVRRPPNGTNPYFERGEADMAPEGEYVERGIVGAHGFAAEYVTSAEEFLVPIPEDQAEMGFLIEPISITEKAVAHATAARSAFTWEPESALVLGNGSLGLLTLAMCEHVYRFERTYCLGRRDRPDPTIDLIESLEATYVDSRETPVSELRAVHESMDFVYEATGYAPHAFEAIEALAPNGVGALLGVPSSWEFEIDGGTLHREFVLENKALVGSVNSGVHHFEAASDSLSSLPESFLSDLVTGIYGLDEVEKAFGDDDTTIKTALEFST, from the coding sequence ATGAGAGCAGTCGTCGTACGGGAGGGCGAGACCGAACCCACCGTGATCGAGAAGCCGCGACCCGACCCCGCCGAGGGAGAGGCGCTCGTCAGAGTACTGAGAGTGGGGATCGACGGGACCGATCGCGAGGTGATCGCGGGCGGCCACGGCGGCCCACCGGAGGGGGAGGACCACCTCGTCCTCGGTCACGAGGCCGTCGGCGTCGTCGAGGACCCGAACGGCACGGGGTTCGAGGAGGGCGACGTCGTCGTTCCCACCGTCAGACGCCCGCCGAACGGGACGAACCCCTACTTCGAGCGTGGGGAGGCCGACATGGCACCCGAGGGCGAGTACGTCGAACGGGGGATCGTCGGCGCCCACGGCTTCGCCGCGGAGTACGTCACCTCGGCCGAGGAGTTCCTGGTACCTATCCCCGAGGACCAGGCGGAGATGGGCTTCCTGATCGAACCGATCAGTATCACCGAGAAGGCCGTAGCGCACGCCACGGCAGCACGTTCGGCGTTCACCTGGGAGCCCGAGAGCGCGCTCGTACTCGGCAACGGGAGCCTCGGACTGCTCACGCTCGCGATGTGCGAACACGTCTACAGATTCGAGCGGACGTACTGTCTCGGCCGGCGCGACCGACCCGACCCGACGATCGACCTCATCGAGTCGCTCGAGGCGACGTACGTCGACTCGCGGGAGACGCCCGTCTCCGAACTGAGAGCGGTCCACGAGTCGATGGACTTCGTCTACGAGGCGACGGGCTACGCGCCACACGCCTTCGAGGCGATCGAGGCGCTCGCGCCGAACGGCGTCGGGGCGCTGCTGGGCGTGCCCTCCTCCTGGGAGTTCGAGATAGACGGAGGGACACTCCACCGCGAGTTCGTCCTCGAGAACAAGGCGCTCGTGGGCAGCGTCAACTCGGGTGTGCATCACTTCGAGGCGGCGAGCGACTCGCTTTCCTCGCTTCCCGAGAGCTTCCTCTCGGACCTCGTCACCGGGATCTACGGCCTCGACGAAGTGGAGAAGGCGTTCGGGGACGACGACACGACTATAAAAACCGCCCTCGAATTCAGCACATGA
- a CDS encoding HAD family hydrolase → MERYDQLYRLYDEFPTAHVRQYQEFVDLFPPIDSRVALTHWQNASDELAGMKDEIREAFPEGETFADLAARATREQAFTALDLCTKYRRAVNVLVLDVDETLRSAGNTDNEIPRSTLSLLTRFHEAGVPIVICTGQTLENVKGFMIQGLGSEIVHSGELSIVYEAGTGVFTPGHGANTKQLLYEDLDSEVVAVFDELRSRVLRDAPDHLRRGCHLQGNEFNVTMKPNFATGGSQARELIDDALVHELDLLGDAVAERIEEERNEVHGWTRAFYADADPEIRSVLERSGGIGEADPGDVPDRAREFFERIDVAYYEADAAEIGSLELNKVVGVEAAFSVLAIDDPFALVMGDSKSDLRVMEWVAEEGAGIAAAPEHASDDVLEHVLSGDELVFDRGASAEVLRVAYALNRLAALD, encoded by the coding sequence ATGGAACGGTACGACCAGCTCTACCGGCTCTACGACGAGTTCCCGACCGCGCACGTCAGACAGTACCAGGAGTTCGTCGACCTCTTCCCGCCGATCGACTCGCGGGTCGCGCTCACCCACTGGCAGAACGCGAGCGACGAGCTCGCGGGGATGAAAGACGAGATCCGCGAGGCCTTCCCGGAGGGCGAGACGTTCGCCGACCTCGCCGCACGGGCGACGCGCGAACAGGCGTTCACCGCGCTCGATCTGTGTACCAAGTACAGGCGGGCGGTGAACGTGCTCGTACTCGACGTGGACGAGACGCTCCGTTCGGCGGGCAACACCGACAACGAGATTCCCCGGTCGACGCTCTCGCTGCTCACGCGCTTTCACGAGGCCGGCGTCCCGATCGTCATCTGCACGGGCCAGACCCTAGAGAACGTGAAGGGGTTCATGATCCAGGGGCTGGGCAGCGAGATCGTCCACTCCGGGGAGCTCTCGATCGTCTACGAGGCGGGCACGGGGGTGTTCACGCCCGGCCACGGCGCGAACACGAAACAGCTGCTCTACGAGGACCTGGATAGCGAGGTGGTCGCGGTCTTCGACGAGCTCCGGTCGCGCGTGCTCCGCGACGCACCCGACCACCTCCGTCGGGGGTGTCACCTCCAGGGCAACGAGTTCAACGTCACGATGAAGCCGAACTTCGCGACCGGGGGGAGTCAGGCGAGGGAGCTGATCGACGATGCGCTCGTCCACGAACTCGACCTGCTGGGGGACGCGGTCGCGGAGCGCATCGAAGAGGAGAGAAACGAGGTTCACGGGTGGACGCGCGCGTTCTACGCCGACGCCGACCCGGAGATCCGGTCGGTGCTCGAACGATCCGGAGGGATCGGCGAAGCGGACCCGGGGGACGTCCCCGATCGCGCTCGCGAGTTCTTCGAGCGGATCGACGTCGCCTACTACGAGGCCGACGCCGCCGAGATCGGAAGCCTCGAACTGAACAAGGTCGTCGGCGTCGAGGCCGCCTTTTCGGTCCTCGCTATCGACGACCCGTTCGCGCTCGTGATGGGCGACTCGAAGAGCGATCTTCGGGTCATGGAGTGGGTCGCCGAGGAGGGTGCCGGGATCGCCGCCGCCCCCGAACACGCCTCCGACGACGTGCTCGAACACGTCCTCTCGGGCGACGAGCTCGTCTTCGACCGCGGCGCCAGCGCCGAGGTGCTCCGGGTGGCCTACGCGCTCAACCGACTGGCCGCACTCGACTGA
- a CDS encoding NAD-dependent epimerase/dehydratase family protein, with protein sequence MCATVFVAGATGVLGRRLVDRLTDVGYGVVGLVRDDAGAESVRSGGGLPHRGDVLDRGSIGEGVEGADVVINAATAIPTGTKPTAAEWERNDRIRREGTRNLAVVAAAEGVDRFVQQSVVWVARQSDGSAFDERAEPTPDRTTESAVDAERIAREVGRDGVGDVTVLRGGWFYAPDSAQTRAIAESLLSGEMPIVGGGLLGRRDAVVSTIHADDAATAYVRAIEDGASGTFHVDDRPVTVATFLRTFADALDAPEPRRVPGWLARFAVGRDTVRFLTSSMPTTNDRFREVAAWEPTYPTVEEGVAAIVERWGREGYPFETEAG encoded by the coding sequence ATGTGCGCTACCGTCTTCGTCGCGGGGGCGACGGGCGTTCTCGGACGCCGACTCGTCGACCGGCTCACCGACGTCGGGTACGGGGTTGTGGGGTTGGTCCGCGACGACGCCGGTGCCGAGTCCGTGCGATCGGGAGGCGGTCTCCCCCATCGCGGCGACGTCCTCGACCGTGGCTCGATCGGGGAGGGCGTCGAGGGTGCGGACGTCGTGATCAACGCGGCGACGGCGATCCCGACCGGAACGAAGCCGACGGCCGCGGAGTGGGAGCGAAACGACCGCATCAGACGGGAGGGGACCCGGAACCTCGCTGTCGTCGCGGCGGCGGAGGGGGTCGACCGGTTCGTCCAGCAGAGCGTCGTGTGGGTCGCCCGCCAGTCCGACGGGAGCGCGTTCGACGAACGGGCGGAGCCCACCCCCGACCGGACGACCGAGTCGGCCGTCGACGCGGAGCGGATCGCCCGCGAGGTCGGCCGTGACGGGGTCGGAGACGTGACGGTCCTGCGTGGCGGCTGGTTCTACGCGCCCGACTCGGCGCAGACCCGGGCGATCGCGGAGAGCCTGCTGTCGGGCGAGATGCCGATCGTCGGTGGTGGCCTCCTCGGCCGTCGTGACGCCGTCGTCTCGACGATCCACGCGGACGACGCGGCCACGGCGTACGTGAGAGCGATCGAGGACGGCGCCTCGGGGACCTTCCACGTCGACGACCGGCCCGTGACGGTCGCGACGTTCCTCCGGACGTTCGCAGACGCGCTCGACGCACCGGAGCCCCGCCGGGTGCCGGGCTGGCTGGCCCGGTTCGCCGTCGGACGCGACACGGTCCGGTTCCTCACGAGCTCGATGCCGACCACGAACGACCGTTTCCGGGAGGTCGCGGCCTGGGAGCCGACCTATCCGACGGTGGAGGAGGGCGTCGCTGCGATCGTCGAGCGGTGGGGGCGCGAGGGCTACCCGTTCGAGACGGAGGCGGGATGA
- a CDS encoding bifunctional 4-hydroxy-2-oxoglutarate aldolase/2-dehydro-3-deoxy-phosphogluconate aldolase, whose protein sequence is MSEQTNGLERIVDGGVVAVLRGVTEETVVEIARALAEGGVTAVEVTADTPGAMRMIEELSTELPEWTAVGVGTVLDSETARAASLAGAEFVITPTLDPEVIETANRYGLVVMPGVFTPTEALRAYEAGADAVKLFPASSVGPGHIESIHGPLGQIPIIPTGGVDLENATEYVEAGALAVGTGSALVSDSIVDREDWDALTERAREFVGTVEAARGERGE, encoded by the coding sequence ATGAGCGAGCAGACGAACGGTCTCGAGCGGATCGTCGACGGCGGCGTCGTCGCCGTGTTGCGGGGAGTCACCGAGGAGACGGTCGTGGAGATCGCGAGGGCACTCGCCGAGGGCGGCGTCACGGCCGTCGAGGTGACGGCGGACACCCCCGGCGCGATGCGGATGATCGAGGAGCTCTCGACCGAGCTCCCCGAGTGGACCGCCGTTGGCGTCGGGACCGTCCTCGACAGCGAGACGGCGCGGGCGGCCTCGCTCGCGGGCGCGGAGTTCGTCATCACGCCGACGCTCGATCCGGAGGTGATCGAGACGGCGAACCGGTACGGACTGGTCGTGATGCCGGGGGTCTTCACCCCGACCGAGGCGCTCCGGGCGTACGAGGCGGGTGCGGACGCCGTCAAACTCTTTCCGGCGTCGTCGGTCGGCCCGGGGCACATCGAATCGATCCACGGCCCGCTCGGTCAGATCCCGATTATACCGACCGGAGGGGTGGACCTCGAGAACGCCACCGAGTACGTAGAAGCGGGGGCGCTCGCCGTCGGCACGGGGAGCGCGCTCGTCTCGGATTCCATCGTCGATCGCGAGGACTGGGACGCGCTGACCGAGCGTGCGCGCGAGTTCGTCGGGACGGTCGAGGCGGCGCGGGGGGAGCGCGGCGAGTGA
- a CDS encoding pyridoxamine 5'-phosphate oxidase family protein: MLGVDVDTFLARPLFCFLSTATDEGPRVSPLWYDWDGHHLWIVADPVTKSYPARIERDPRTAVAVVDFDAERGLVQHVGMRGRASVEPFDPERASAVFSRYIGPRERWDDRFLGVFDVPDRYRLVRFDPETVVARDQSYAPT; the protein is encoded by the coding sequence ATGCTCGGTGTCGACGTGGACACGTTCCTAGCGCGGCCGCTGTTCTGTTTCCTCTCGACTGCCACGGACGAGGGGCCGCGGGTCTCACCGCTGTGGTACGACTGGGACGGCCACCACCTCTGGATCGTCGCCGACCCGGTCACCAAGAGCTACCCGGCCCGGATCGAGCGAGACCCGAGGACCGCCGTCGCGGTCGTCGACTTCGACGCGGAGCGAGGGCTCGTCCAGCACGTCGGGATGCGCGGACGGGCGAGCGTCGAGCCGTTCGATCCCGAGCGGGCGAGTGCGGTCTTCTCGCGGTACATTGGCCCGAGAGAGCGGTGGGACGACCGGTTTCTCGGGGTGTTCGACGTACCCGATCGGTACAGGCTGGTCCGGTTCGACCCGGAGACGGTCGTCGCACGGGACCAGTCGTACGCGCCGACGTGA